A region of Sulfitobacter faviae DNA encodes the following proteins:
- a CDS encoding NADH-quinone oxidoreductase subunit A — protein sequence MDDMLREYLPILVFLAVAIGLGLVLILAAVVVAVRNPDPEKVSAYECGFNAFDDARMKFDVRFYLVSILFIIFDLEIAFLFPWAVAFKEVSMVGFWSMMVFLGVLTAGFAYEWKKGALEWQ from the coding sequence TTGGACGACATGCTGCGGGAATACCTGCCCATCCTCGTTTTTCTGGCCGTGGCGATTGGCCTTGGCCTTGTGCTGATCCTCGCCGCTGTGGTCGTGGCCGTGCGCAATCCTGACCCGGAGAAGGTCTCGGCCTATGAATGCGGGTTCAACGCATTCGACGATGCGCGGATGAAGTTTGACGTGCGTTTCTATCTGGTTTCGATCCTCTTCATCATCTTCGACCTCGAAATCGCCTTCCTCTTCCCATGGGCCGTGGCCTTCAAAGAGGTGAGCATGGTGGGCTTCTGGTCGATGATGGTGTTCTTGGGCGTGCTGACGGCGGGCTTCGCCTATGAATGGAAGAAGGGAGCGCTGGAATGGCAGTAA
- a CDS encoding NuoB/complex I 20 kDa subunit family protein: MAVKDDALVTPVMGDGHQSPRVKSGASAPAAYGQYGAGPDPEFATQSLNAELQDKGFLLTSTEDIINWARTGSLHWMTFGLACCAVEMMHSSMPRYDLERFGTAPRASPRQSDLMIVAGTLTNKMAPALRKVYDQMPEPRYVISMGSCANGGGYYHYSYSVVRGCDRIVPVDVYVPGCPPTAEALLYGILQLQRKIRRTGTIVR; this comes from the coding sequence ATGGCAGTAAAAGATGACGCACTCGTCACCCCGGTGATGGGCGATGGGCACCAAAGCCCACGGGTGAAATCCGGTGCCTCCGCCCCAGCGGCCTACGGCCAATATGGCGCGGGGCCGGACCCTGAGTTCGCCACCCAGAGCCTGAATGCCGAGTTGCAGGACAAGGGGTTCCTGCTGACTTCGACCGAAGACATCATCAACTGGGCGCGGACGGGCAGCTTGCACTGGATGACCTTCGGTCTGGCCTGCTGCGCGGTCGAGATGATGCACAGTTCCATGCCGCGCTATGATCTTGAGCGTTTCGGGACCGCGCCGCGTGCCTCTCCGCGCCAGTCGGACCTGATGATCGTCGCGGGCACGCTGACCAACAAGATGGCCCCGGCGCTGCGCAAGGTCTATGACCAGATGCCAGAGCCGCGCTATGTGATCTCGATGGGGTCCTGCGCCAATGGCGGCGGTTACTATCACTACAGCTATTCGGTCGTGCGCGGCTGTGACCGCATCGTGCCGGTGGACGTCTATGTGCCCGGCTGCCCGCCGACGGCGGAAGCACTGCTTTATGGTATCCTCCAGTTGCAGCGTAAGATCCGCCGCACCGGGACGATCGTGCGCTAA